One Aegilops tauschii subsp. strangulata cultivar AL8/78 chromosome 7, Aet v6.0, whole genome shotgun sequence genomic window carries:
- the LOC109782792 gene encoding uncharacterized protein yields MAEDGDCCVAVAVAEAAGIICSLRAADLAGWTPPWKTSGPPSSEAATKEETAWPAVARGKRTRASRSGSAANKNKGRWARGSPASPLDYSGGSGSGASTSGGEDGAFCSPPATVAIAAPASSSLAKVGSAGGARRPLILPVPPARTAGQRSRKKMRLPEVQQLVQSLSAENVGLRQEMESLQRACRALSKENGRLETRLEHSSSSSKRRRVGSEEEERRQRKPQQAGGGFVLPDLNFPAQDVADAPAAAH; encoded by the exons ATGGCGGAGGATGGCGACTGCTGTGTTGCGGTGGCGGTGGCCGAGGCGGCGGGCATCATCTGCTCGCTCCGCGCGGCCGACCTCGCCGGGTGGACGCCGCCCTGGAAGACCAGCGGGCCGCCGTCGTCCGAAGCCGCGACGAAGGAGGAGACggcctggccggcggtggcgcGGGGGAAGCGGACGCGCGCATCGCGCTCCGGCTCGGCGGCCAACAAGAACAAGGGGAGATGGGCACGCGGCAGCCCCGCGTCTCCGCTCGACTACAGCGGCGGGTCCGGCTCCGGCGCGTCCACCagcggcggcgaggacggcgccttctgctcgccgccggcgacggtCGCCATCGCCGCCCCAGCTTCTTCCTCCTTGGCCAAG gTTGGCTCTGCCGGAGGAGCACGACGCCCGTTGATCCTGCCGGTGCCGCCGGCCCGCACCGCCGGCCAGAGGTCGCGGAAGAAGATG AGGCTCCCGGAGGTGCAGCAGCTGGTGCAGTCCCTGTCGGCAGAGAACGTCGGCCTTCGCCAG GAGATGGAGTCGCTGCAGAGGGCCTGCAGGGCGCTGTCCAAGGAGAACGGCAGACTAGAG ACAAGGCTGGAGCATTCTTCTTCGTCAAGCAAGCGGAGGAGGGTCGGGTCCGaagaggaggagcggcgacaAAGGAAGCCGCAGCAAGCCGGTGGCGGCTTCGTGCTCCCTGACCTCAACTTTCCGGCGCAGGATGTCGCCGACGCACCAGCGGCGGCTCACTGA